The Nitriliruptor alkaliphilus DSM 45188 genome includes a region encoding these proteins:
- a CDS encoding SDR family NAD(P)-dependent oxidoreductase codes for MSDATVAPSAAPGASSLPEKDAGTTAPRRLDTSPVADYAGLLRLDGRGVVVAGAGQGIGRQVTHALAQCGAQVFCLDADPEAAAHVAAEVDGVPATADVRERDEVEAALWDAADRFGRLDAIVDIVGMARYAPLEATTDEDWDWTFGMVLRHAYLLSQVGAAVMRGQDRDAATGQRGAMAFVGSVSGMTGAPYHAAYGAAKAGLLSLVRSLAVELGPSGIRANAVAPGVVWTPRIAAMVGDEGKERNARNAPLRRVAEPSDVAGALLYLVSDLAAYVSGQVLAVDGGVGAKFPYPLGG; via the coding sequence GTGAGCGACGCGACGGTGGCGCCCTCGGCCGCTCCCGGGGCCTCGTCCCTGCCGGAGAAGGACGCTGGCACGACGGCGCCTCGTCGCCTCGACACCTCCCCCGTGGCCGACTACGCCGGCCTGCTGCGCCTCGACGGGCGCGGCGTGGTCGTCGCGGGGGCGGGCCAGGGGATCGGGCGGCAGGTCACCCACGCGCTCGCGCAGTGCGGCGCGCAGGTGTTCTGCCTCGACGCCGACCCCGAGGCGGCTGCCCACGTGGCGGCCGAGGTCGACGGCGTCCCGGCGACCGCAGACGTCCGTGAACGCGACGAAGTCGAGGCTGCGCTCTGGGACGCCGCGGACCGGTTCGGGCGTCTCGACGCCATCGTCGACATCGTCGGCATGGCGCGGTACGCCCCGCTCGAGGCCACCACCGACGAGGACTGGGACTGGACCTTCGGGATGGTCCTGCGGCACGCCTACCTGCTGAGCCAGGTGGGCGCGGCCGTCATGCGCGGACAGGACCGCGACGCCGCGACGGGGCAGCGCGGCGCCATGGCCTTCGTCGGCAGCGTCTCGGGCATGACCGGGGCGCCGTACCACGCGGCGTACGGCGCGGCGAAGGCGGGCCTGCTCTCGCTCGTGCGGTCGCTGGCGGTTGAGCTCGGCCCGTCCGGCATCCGGGCCAACGCCGTGGCGCCCGGCGTGGTGTGGACGCCGCGGATCGCCGCGATGGTCGGCGACGAGGGCAAGGAGCGCAACGCGAGGAACGCGCCGCTGCGCCGGGTGGCCGAGCCATCGGACGTCGCAGGCGCGCTGCTGTACCTGGTGTCGGACCTGGCCGCCTACGTCAGTGGCCAGGTGTTGGCCGTCGACGGCGGTGTCGGCGCCAAGTTCCCCTACCCCCTCGGGGGCTGA
- a CDS encoding SGNH/GDSL hydrolase family protein: protein MDSENAPHLAVPEGDALRGLRPEGPEPFLRGAPWPGTRRVPYPRANPIDRSRIPGDTWMVASLPVGVRLEVVGDATAIEIEYRTTTDQLGYRGEGAGVRFTAWAGTRRLGDAPAVLGEGTVSLPLATDGSVTSVHLPEGMQPWILTVRGVGGTIEPAPARPRWVVYGDSVAEGWIASEPALAWPAIAGREHGLDHVNLGYAGAARGELASAEQIAKLPADVLTVAHGTNCWSRTPHSVDQIRANTDAFLTVLRQEHPSTPIVVVSPVIRPDAEATPNRFGASLADLRRGIEGVVEVRMAAGDRNLTLVPGLAIVPPERLGDAIHPDDDGHHAIADAVGRAVIAALGSEVAGGR, encoded by the coding sequence GTGGACAGCGAGAACGCCCCACACCTGGCGGTGCCCGAGGGCGACGCACTCCGAGGCCTGCGCCCCGAGGGGCCCGAGCCGTTCCTGCGCGGCGCGCCGTGGCCCGGGACCCGCCGCGTGCCGTACCCGCGAGCCAACCCGATCGACCGCAGCCGCATCCCCGGGGACACCTGGATGGTGGCGTCGTTGCCGGTGGGGGTCCGCCTCGAGGTCGTGGGCGACGCCACCGCGATCGAGATCGAGTACCGCACGACCACCGATCAGCTCGGGTACCGCGGCGAGGGGGCCGGGGTCCGCTTCACCGCGTGGGCCGGTACCCGGCGTCTCGGTGACGCACCGGCCGTGCTCGGCGAAGGGACGGTGTCCCTGCCGCTCGCGACGGATGGCAGCGTCACCTCCGTCCACCTGCCCGAGGGTATGCAGCCGTGGATCCTCACCGTCCGAGGGGTCGGTGGCACGATCGAACCAGCACCGGCCCGGCCGAGGTGGGTGGTGTACGGGGACTCGGTCGCCGAGGGCTGGATCGCGTCCGAGCCCGCGCTCGCCTGGCCGGCCATCGCCGGCCGGGAACACGGCCTCGACCACGTCAACCTCGGGTACGCGGGTGCGGCCCGGGGCGAGCTCGCGAGCGCCGAGCAGATCGCCAAGCTGCCGGCCGACGTCCTGACCGTCGCGCACGGGACCAACTGCTGGTCGCGGACCCCACACTCGGTGGACCAGATCCGTGCGAACACCGACGCGTTCCTGACCGTCCTGCGCCAGGAGCACCCCTCGACCCCGATCGTGGTCGTCAGCCCCGTGATCCGCCCGGACGCCGAGGCGACCCCGAACCGGTTCGGCGCCAGCCTCGCCGACCTCCGCCGTGGGATCGAAGGCGTCGTGGAGGTGCGGATGGCCGCCGGCGACCGCAACCTCACCCTGGTGCCGGGACTCGCGATCGTGCCGCCCGAACGGCTGGGCGACGCGATCCACCCCGACGACGACGGTCACCACGCCATCGCGGACGCGGTGGGACGGGCGGTCATCGCCGCGCTCGGCTCGGAGGTCGCGGGCGGACGCTGA
- a CDS encoding IclR family transcriptional regulator — protein MARRTPAVDRTVAVLNHLAVDPGARVSLSELARELDLSKATAHALLASLVDHGYVLRDPTSKAYALGPALVALGNAASSANPASQLAAGPMAAVSRDLDLECVASTAIGDEIVILATSGEPRPLGINIQPGLRLPLVPPLGTVFVAWSGPEVIDRWLGTLGPDVDPPRLARYRQALEAVRARGYSVGLGGDEQQQLVASLQGEQAHPTATAPGEEYALVELAESTPYRLNHVGAPVFDAAGQVAIALFLIGFRGQIPASDVPAYAERLVAAAEEVTVALGGRSPRLAVGSRRLPE, from the coding sequence GTGGCGCGCCGCACACCTGCCGTCGACCGCACCGTCGCGGTGCTCAACCACCTCGCCGTGGACCCCGGCGCGCGCGTCTCCCTCTCGGAGCTGGCCCGCGAGCTCGATCTCAGCAAGGCCACGGCGCACGCCCTGCTCGCCTCGCTGGTCGACCACGGGTACGTCCTGCGCGACCCGACCTCCAAGGCGTACGCGCTCGGTCCGGCGCTGGTCGCGCTCGGCAACGCGGCGTCCTCGGCGAACCCGGCCTCGCAGCTCGCCGCGGGGCCGATGGCAGCCGTCTCGCGCGACCTCGATCTCGAGTGTGTCGCCTCGACGGCCATCGGGGACGAGATCGTGATCCTCGCCACCTCGGGCGAGCCCCGTCCCCTCGGGATCAACATCCAGCCCGGGCTCCGTCTGCCGTTGGTCCCGCCGCTCGGGACGGTCTTCGTCGCGTGGTCGGGACCCGAGGTCATCGACCGCTGGCTCGGCACGCTGGGACCCGACGTGGACCCGCCGCGTCTGGCGCGGTACCGACAGGCGCTCGAGGCCGTACGGGCACGCGGGTACTCGGTGGGCCTCGGCGGCGACGAGCAGCAGCAGCTCGTGGCGTCGCTCCAGGGGGAACAGGCCCACCCGACGGCGACGGCCCCCGGCGAGGAGTACGCGCTGGTCGAGCTCGCCGAGTCCACCCCCTACCGGCTCAACCACGTCGGCGCGCCCGTCTTCGACGCGGCCGGGCAGGTCGCGATCGCCCTGTTCCTGATCGGCTTCCGGGGGCAGATCCCGGCCTCCGACGTCCCGGCGTACGCCGAGCGTCTCGTCGCGGCGGCCGAGGAGGTGACCGTGGCGCTCGGGGGACGGTCCCCCCGGCTGGCGGTCGGGAGCCGACGGCTACCTGAGTAG
- a CDS encoding EAL and HDOD domain-containing protein: MTGVLGELLLARQPILDVDVEVVGYQLLHRDVDVPRQPRAASASAALVVDGLLTLGRRDLTGGADAWITVTEELLRSGTLLDLPTDGIVLGLPAGAVPDEQLRTALHEHRTAGYRICLDDVAVGDPRIDVLDLTDHARVHVAPDGGPSLLPLIGELAARGSNVVAAGVADYEQLERVRAVGAELVQGLFWTRPRDVRALRPLQFAPGHLQLLDALGQHEVDLRAVEELIRSDITLTDRFLRLIRRVAGYRKVASIHDGLVLLGVRAVQRWVSLLTLGRLAEDAPVELVTLASARARSCELLEEMRGGDRRLEAFTLGMFSVLGPEGRLSAETLDVLPVSDEVREALEHGRGALRPLLDVELATEQAAWQRAEDGGRAIGIEPTKLAQANVAALNWSAAVCA, encoded by the coding sequence GTGACAGGTGTGCTCGGTGAGCTGCTGCTGGCGCGGCAGCCCATCCTCGACGTGGACGTCGAGGTGGTCGGTTACCAGCTGCTCCACCGCGACGTGGACGTGCCCCGCCAGCCCCGTGCTGCGTCGGCCTCGGCCGCCCTCGTGGTCGACGGGTTGCTCACGCTCGGCCGGCGCGATCTGACCGGCGGCGCCGACGCCTGGATCACCGTCACCGAGGAACTGCTGCGCAGCGGCACCCTGCTGGATCTGCCGACCGACGGCATCGTGCTCGGCCTGCCGGCCGGAGCCGTTCCCGACGAGCAGCTGCGGACCGCCCTCCACGAGCACCGCACCGCCGGGTACCGCATCTGCCTCGACGACGTGGCGGTCGGCGACCCGCGGATCGACGTCCTCGACCTCACCGACCACGCACGCGTGCACGTGGCGCCGGACGGTGGACCGTCGCTCCTGCCCCTGATCGGTGAGCTCGCGGCTCGCGGGTCGAACGTGGTGGCCGCGGGTGTCGCGGACTACGAGCAGCTCGAACGCGTCCGCGCCGTCGGCGCCGAGCTGGTCCAGGGGCTGTTCTGGACCCGCCCCCGGGACGTCCGCGCGCTCCGACCGCTGCAGTTCGCCCCCGGTCACCTCCAGCTGCTCGACGCGCTGGGCCAGCACGAGGTCGACCTCCGTGCGGTCGAGGAGCTCATCCGCTCCGACATCACCCTCACCGACCGGTTCCTGCGCCTCATCCGGCGCGTGGCCGGGTACCGCAAGGTCGCGTCGATCCACGACGGTCTGGTGCTGCTCGGCGTCCGCGCCGTCCAGCGCTGGGTGAGCCTGCTGACCCTCGGGCGTCTCGCCGAGGACGCCCCGGTCGAGCTGGTGACGCTCGCCAGCGCCCGGGCTCGCAGCTGTGAGCTCCTCGAGGAGATGCGGGGAGGCGACCGGCGGCTCGAGGCCTTCACCCTCGGCATGTTCTCGGTGCTCGGCCCCGAGGGCCGTCTCAGCGCCGAGACGCTCGACGTGCTGCCGGTGTCCGACGAGGTCCGTGAGGCTCTCGAGCACGGCCGGGGGGCGCTGCGGCCCCTGCTCGACGTCGAGCTGGCCACCGAGCAGGCGGCGTGGCAGCGGGCCGAGGACGGCGGACGCGCCATCGGTATCGAGCCGACGAAGCTCGCCCAGGCCAACGTCGCCGCGCTCAACTGGTCCGCAGCGGTCTGCGCCTGA
- a CDS encoding SDR family NAD(P)-dependent oxidoreductase gives MSQVREQLDRAFAMEGRVAVITGGASGIGEATAQVLAAAGAAIVVGDIDEAGAERTVKSIEADGGRAVAQRVDVRSKAEVEGLVQRAVDEYGQVDFVANIAGIAAEGPAEDITEEELDRLLAINLKGTLFGVQAAIAAMKPRGTGSIVNVASASIDVAAPGYSLYAMTKAAITQLTMNVAWEVGRHGIRINTIAPGATVTPFTARHAYDDEGNVDPARMDQFVERMRNISPLRQVGEAVDQAYLLLYLASDASRFCTGQVWRANGGQAIVR, from the coding sequence GTGAGCCAGGTGCGTGAGCAGCTCGATCGGGCGTTCGCCATGGAAGGCCGCGTCGCGGTCATCACCGGCGGGGCGAGCGGCATCGGCGAGGCGACGGCGCAGGTCCTCGCCGCCGCCGGCGCCGCCATCGTCGTCGGGGACATCGACGAGGCCGGGGCCGAGCGGACCGTCAAGTCGATCGAAGCGGACGGCGGGCGGGCCGTCGCCCAGCGGGTCGACGTCCGCTCCAAGGCCGAGGTCGAGGGCCTCGTCCAGCGCGCCGTCGACGAGTACGGCCAGGTCGACTTCGTGGCGAACATCGCCGGGATCGCCGCCGAGGGGCCCGCCGAGGACATCACCGAGGAGGAGCTCGACCGCCTGCTGGCCATCAACCTCAAGGGCACCCTGTTCGGCGTCCAGGCCGCGATCGCCGCGATGAAGCCCCGCGGCACCGGCTCCATCGTCAACGTCGCCTCCGCCTCCATCGACGTCGCCGCGCCGGGCTACAGCCTGTACGCGATGACCAAGGCGGCGATCACCCAGCTGACCATGAACGTCGCCTGGGAGGTCGGCCGCCACGGCATCCGCATCAACACGATCGCACCGGGGGCGACCGTGACGCCGTTCACCGCCCGGCACGCGTACGACGACGAGGGCAACGTCGATCCGGCTCGGATGGATCAGTTCGTGGAGCGGATGCGCAACATCTCGCCGCTCAGGCAGGTCGGCGAAGCCGTCGACCAGGCCTACCTGTTGCTGTACCTCGCCTCCGACGCGTCGCGCTTCTGCACCGGGCAGGTGTGGCGCGCCAACGGCGGTCAGGCCATCGTCCGCTGA
- a CDS encoding bifunctional 3,4-dihydroxy-2-butanone-4-phosphate synthase/GTP cyclohydrolase II — MRGQVATLGLEELGRGDAAPGGVLDLTDADLAAGLSSIEDALAAIARGELVIVVDDVDRENEGDLVGAAELVTDEHINTMVTVGRGLVCAPMTGARLDALGLGPMVPEAAGREETAFTVSVDLEVPGSTGISAADRARTIRHLVDEATRPEQLRRPGHVFPLRARPGGVLEREGHTEAAVDLARMAGLAPAGVICEIMNPDGTMARMPELLAMAQRRGLHLITIADLVVHRRRHERQVTRVTETVLPTDHGDFRAIGFRADDGQEHLVLARGELGDVPLVRVHSECLTGDVLGSRRCDCGEQLEASLAAIAEDGHGALVYLRGHEGRGIGLVEKLRAYALQETGSDTVEANVELGHAPDAREYHAAAQMLLDLGVDRVRLLTNNPIKGQALTAFGVTVTERVAVEVAPNEHNVDYLTTKQRKMGHELRLVAEGGRP, encoded by the coding sequence GTGCGCGGACAGGTCGCGACCCTCGGGCTCGAGGAGCTCGGCCGCGGGGACGCCGCCCCCGGCGGGGTGCTGGACCTCACCGACGCGGATCTTGCGGCGGGGTTGTCCTCGATCGAGGATGCCCTCGCCGCGATCGCTCGCGGTGAACTGGTGATCGTCGTCGACGACGTCGACCGCGAGAACGAGGGCGACCTCGTCGGGGCGGCCGAGCTGGTCACCGACGAGCACATCAACACCATGGTCACCGTCGGCCGCGGCCTGGTCTGCGCGCCGATGACCGGCGCCCGCCTCGATGCGCTCGGCCTCGGCCCCATGGTCCCCGAGGCGGCGGGGCGGGAGGAGACCGCGTTCACGGTCTCGGTCGACCTCGAGGTCCCCGGCAGCACGGGCATCTCGGCCGCGGACCGGGCACGGACGATCCGTCACCTCGTCGACGAGGCGACCCGTCCCGAGCAGCTCCGACGCCCCGGGCACGTCTTCCCGCTCCGGGCTCGCCCGGGCGGGGTCCTGGAGCGCGAGGGCCACACCGAGGCGGCCGTCGATCTGGCGCGGATGGCCGGGCTGGCGCCGGCCGGGGTCATCTGCGAGATCATGAACCCCGACGGCACGATGGCGCGGATGCCCGAGCTGCTCGCCATGGCGCAGCGGCGCGGTCTCCACCTGATCACGATCGCCGATCTCGTCGTCCACCGACGCCGCCACGAACGCCAGGTCACCCGCGTGACCGAGACCGTGCTGCCCACCGACCACGGTGACTTCCGTGCGATCGGCTTCCGCGCCGACGACGGGCAGGAGCACCTCGTCCTCGCCCGTGGCGAGCTCGGGGACGTGCCGCTGGTGCGGGTGCACTCCGAGTGCCTGACCGGGGACGTCCTCGGGTCGCGACGCTGCGACTGCGGCGAGCAACTCGAGGCCTCCCTGGCGGCCATCGCGGAGGACGGCCACGGTGCCCTGGTGTACCTGCGCGGGCACGAGGGTCGGGGCATCGGCCTGGTCGAGAAGCTGCGGGCCTACGCGCTGCAGGAGACCGGGTCGGACACCGTCGAGGCCAACGTCGAGCTCGGCCACGCGCCGGATGCCCGGGAGTACCACGCCGCGGCGCAGATGCTGCTCGACCTCGGCGTCGACCGCGTGCGCCTGCTGACCAACAACCCGATCAAGGGCCAGGCGCTGACCGCGTTCGGCGTGACCGTGACCGAGCGCGTCGCCGTCGAGGTGGCGCCCAACGAGCACAACGTGGACTACCTGACCACCAAGCAGCGCAAGATGGGCCACGAGCTGCGGCTCGTGGCCGAGGGAGGACGACCGTGA
- a CDS encoding NADPH-dependent FMN reductase has protein sequence MTTAPHIVGIGGTTRVGSSTERALLAALESARSRGATTTAFLGADLAQMPMYAPEDPARTETAERFCAEVARADGFIIASPAYHGGVSGLVKNALDYVEDLREAERPYFDGRAVGCIATGAGWQGVVVTLGALRAITHSLRGWPTPLGAGCNSLEKPFGPDGTVTDEKLAWQLETVGAEVVQFARAQAAAAASVELVTA, from the coding sequence GTGACCACCGCACCCCACATCGTCGGCATCGGCGGCACCACCCGGGTCGGCTCGTCGACCGAGCGCGCGCTGCTGGCGGCGCTCGAATCCGCGCGGTCGCGGGGCGCGACCACCACGGCGTTCCTCGGTGCGGACCTGGCGCAGATGCCGATGTACGCCCCCGAGGACCCCGCCCGTACCGAGACCGCCGAGCGGTTCTGCGCGGAGGTAGCCCGGGCCGACGGGTTCATCATCGCCTCACCGGCCTACCACGGGGGCGTCTCGGGGTTGGTCAAGAACGCCCTCGATTACGTCGAGGACCTGCGCGAGGCCGAGCGCCCCTACTTCGACGGCCGTGCGGTCGGCTGCATCGCGACGGGGGCCGGGTGGCAGGGCGTGGTCGTCACGCTGGGGGCCCTGCGGGCGATCACGCACTCCCTGCGCGGGTGGCCGACACCCCTCGGTGCCGGGTGCAACTCGCTCGAGAAGCCCTTCGGGCCCGACGGGACGGTCACCGACGAGAAGCTGGCCTGGCAGCTGGAGACGGTCGGTGCCGAGGTCGTCCAGTTCGCGCGGGCGCAGGCGGCGGCCGCGGCGTCCGTCGAGCTGGTCACCGCCTGA
- a CDS encoding type II toxin-antitoxin system RelE family toxin has product MARVFLTRTARDALAALDVLLADAVLDALGELEREPEIGHQLRGRLTGLRSYRVGAYRIIYELRDEKTVRVVAIRHRGDAYGIDPR; this is encoded by the coding sequence GTGGCTCGCGTCTTCCTCACCCGCACCGCGCGCGACGCGCTGGCGGCGTTGGACGTCCTGCTCGCGGACGCGGTGCTCGACGCGCTCGGCGAACTCGAGCGTGAGCCAGAGATCGGTCACCAGCTGCGCGGGCGGCTCACCGGCTTGCGGTCCTACCGGGTCGGGGCCTACCGCATCATCTACGAACTGCGCGACGAGAAGACCGTGCGCGTGGTCGCCATCAGGCACCGCGGCGACGCCTACGGCATCGACCCTCGGTGA
- a CDS encoding type II toxin-antitoxin system Phd/YefM family antitoxin — MSKTVPVREFRTHLADLLDEVADRREHVTVTRRGRPAAVLVPVDEYEALEETAEILSDEGALAAIRRGLDDLAAGDVTSLDEVRAQHAARDRS, encoded by the coding sequence ATGTCGAAGACCGTGCCCGTCCGAGAGTTCCGCACCCACCTCGCCGATCTGCTCGATGAGGTGGCTGACCGTCGTGAACACGTGACGGTCACCCGTCGCGGCCGGCCCGCAGCCGTGCTCGTCCCGGTCGATGAGTACGAGGCGCTGGAGGAGACCGCAGAGATCCTCTCCGACGAGGGCGCGCTCGCGGCGATCCGGCGCGGCCTCGATGACCTAGCAGCTGGTGACGTCACCAGTCTCGACGAGGTGCGTGCCCAGCACGCGGCCCGCGACCGCTCGTAG
- a CDS encoding DUF1611 domain-containing protein: MSSFPALRTDLRDAGETPGRATAIVYCEANFGRIDGKTANGLVRHSERYDILSVIDSQQVGLDTGTLLDQVANGIPVRSDLADALAHAGVVPDYFIFGLAPTSGMLSVHERGVVLEAMSHGMGIVNGLHEFLHDDAEFVAASAIHQVTMIDIRRPRDKKDLRTFSGRILDVPCPRIAVLGTDCAIGKRTTATILTRALEAHGLRTVLVGTGQTGLMQGAKHGLALDAVPAQFAAGEMEAAVVEAYEAEAPDVIVIEGQGALSHPAYSSSAFILKGARPQAVVLQHAPARSRLSDFPRFPTPTPTSEIRLIETFSDTQVIGLSLNHEGMTDDELSSAIAGFEVTLGLPATDALSRSPDRLVEMVLAAFPELEVKLTVGAV; the protein is encoded by the coding sequence ATGTCGTCCTTCCCCGCTCTCCGTACCGACCTGCGCGACGCCGGTGAGACGCCCGGCCGCGCCACCGCGATCGTCTACTGCGAGGCGAACTTCGGCCGCATCGACGGCAAGACCGCCAACGGCCTGGTCCGGCACAGCGAGCGGTACGACATCCTGTCGGTGATCGACAGCCAGCAGGTCGGCCTCGACACCGGCACGCTGCTCGATCAGGTCGCGAACGGGATCCCGGTCCGCAGCGACCTGGCCGACGCCCTGGCGCACGCCGGCGTCGTCCCGGACTACTTCATCTTCGGACTCGCTCCGACGAGCGGGATGCTGTCCGTCCACGAACGTGGCGTCGTGCTCGAGGCGATGAGTCACGGGATGGGCATCGTCAACGGGCTGCACGAGTTCCTGCACGACGACGCGGAGTTCGTCGCGGCCAGCGCCATCCACCAGGTCACGATGATCGACATCCGTCGCCCGCGGGACAAGAAGGACCTGCGCACCTTCAGCGGGCGGATCCTCGACGTGCCGTGCCCGCGCATCGCGGTGCTCGGCACCGACTGCGCCATCGGCAAGCGCACGACCGCCACGATCCTGACCCGCGCGCTCGAGGCGCATGGGCTGCGGACGGTCCTCGTGGGTACCGGGCAGACCGGGCTGATGCAGGGCGCGAAGCACGGATTGGCACTCGACGCCGTCCCGGCCCAGTTCGCGGCCGGTGAGATGGAGGCTGCGGTCGTCGAGGCCTACGAGGCCGAGGCCCCCGACGTGATCGTCATCGAGGGGCAGGGGGCGCTCAGCCACCCCGCCTACTCGAGCTCGGCGTTCATCCTGAAGGGCGCGCGACCGCAGGCGGTCGTGCTCCAGCACGCTCCCGCCCGTTCGCGGCTGAGCGACTTCCCCCGGTTCCCGACGCCGACGCCGACCAGCGAGATCCGCCTCATCGAGACGTTCTCGGACACCCAGGTGATCGGGCTGTCGCTCAACCACGAGGGCATGACCGACGACGAGCTGTCGTCCGCGATCGCCGGGTTCGAGGTCACCCTCGGACTGCCCGCCACGGACGCGCTCAGCCGGTCCCCCGACCGTCTGGTGGAGATGGTCCTCGCGGCGTTCCCCGAACTCGAGGTGAAGCTGACCGTCGGCGCGGTGTGA
- a CDS encoding alanine/ornithine racemase family PLP-dependent enzyme: protein MTAPRLEIRLDAITHNARTLVDRLGRRGIAVTGVTKAALGRPDIAHAMVDGGIRALGDSRIENIEALRRAGVEARMTLLRTPMLSQVHRVVRRVDVSYNTELEVIVALASEARRRGVVHRIVLMVELGDLREGVLPVDLGPLVREILDLRGVTLIGLGANLACRSGVVPDAAKMAELSALATSIELATGARFEVVSGGNSANLDWALGDDPVGRIDDLRLGEAILLGREPLQRRPIEALHTDAFTLVGEVIESRIKPSLPWGRTARTAFGPPAAVVDRGPVAQTIVALGQQDTDPQGLQAPEGIEIVGASSDHLVLTSATVVPIGTELRFQPDYSALLRAMTSPTVVDVTATQPLRF, encoded by the coding sequence GTGACCGCACCGCGGCTGGAGATCCGGCTGGACGCGATCACCCACAACGCGCGGACGCTGGTCGATCGCCTCGGCAGGCGTGGGATCGCGGTCACCGGGGTGACCAAGGCGGCGCTCGGTCGGCCCGACATCGCTCATGCCATGGTGGACGGCGGCATCCGCGCGCTCGGCGACTCGCGGATCGAGAACATCGAGGCGCTGCGCCGCGCCGGCGTCGAGGCGCGCATGACGCTCCTGCGGACGCCCATGCTGAGCCAGGTTCACCGGGTCGTACGCCGCGTGGACGTGAGCTACAACACCGAGCTCGAGGTCATCGTCGCCCTGGCGTCGGAGGCACGGCGTCGTGGGGTGGTCCACCGGATCGTGCTCATGGTCGAGCTGGGCGACCTCCGCGAGGGCGTGCTGCCCGTCGACCTCGGCCCCCTCGTCCGTGAGATCCTCGACCTGCGCGGTGTGACGCTGATCGGCCTGGGAGCGAACCTCGCCTGCCGCAGTGGGGTCGTGCCGGACGCTGCGAAGATGGCTGAACTGTCCGCGCTGGCCACGTCGATCGAGCTCGCGACCGGCGCGAGGTTCGAGGTGGTCTCGGGCGGCAACTCCGCGAACCTCGACTGGGCGCTCGGGGACGATCCCGTCGGCCGCATCGACGATCTTCGCCTCGGTGAGGCGATCCTGCTGGGGCGTGAACCTCTGCAGCGTCGACCGATCGAGGCTCTGCACACCGATGCCTTCACGTTGGTGGGCGAGGTCATCGAGTCGAGGATCAAGCCGTCCCTCCCCTGGGGACGGACCGCCCGGACGGCGTTCGGGCCGCCGGCCGCCGTGGTCGACCGTGGGCCCGTCGCGCAGACCATCGTCGCGCTCGGGCAGCAGGACACCGATCCGCAGGGCCTCCAGGCACCGGAGGGCATCGAGATCGTCGGCGCCAGCAGCGATCACCTCGTCCTGACCTCCGCGACGGTGGTGCCGATCGGCACCGAGCTGAGGTTCCAGCCCGACTACAGCGCCCTCCTGCGCGCGATGACCTCGCCGACCGTGGTCGACGTCACCGCCACCCAGCCCTTGCGTTTCTGA